TTTGTTTTCTTTGATGATGAGTGTGTAGTTTTTGCTCCATTCATCAACCCATGTTCTTACGCTCATCACGGGATGATTATTTTTTTCATAAAAAATCGGCATAAAAAACACTATAGCATCGTGATACTCATACCCCATACCATTATCGCCGCCGCGACCTGTTACATATGGTGGTATGTATACGATAGCATATCCGTCAGCCAAAAACCATGCATATCCGCCGCTATCTATAGGGTATATCCTTTTGATTTCTGTCCAACTATTTTGCATGATCGGATCATTGAAATTATATGTTTTACCTTTGTATACATAGCCGGCATAATCCTTGCTTGTGGCAATTATTTTTACTTCCGTGCCGACTTCATACCCGTCATTATTTACGATGCTACTTGTCTGTGTCCATTCGTATATACTCTGTTTGAGTGTTACCCCCGGTATGCTACTTCTTTGATTTGTGACGATATTTACCGTATCGTGATATATCCCATCTTTTGGGTTGCCATTATAGGGCTTGTATGGATTTTGTCCTACAAAAAGCTGATTCAGCCCTAGGTCATACCCGCTATCTTTATTGTATGGATTTCTGCTTGGCGTTTTTATGTCATACCTTAAATAAAAATACGCCTCTTCACCATTTGGCAGCGCTCCCCTTATTTTATCAAACGCTCTTGCTTTGCGAAGTAGTTGCAGATGTAGGAGTTCTAGTATCTTTGTAGCTGAGCGCGTCTTGCTAAATAGTATGTTTTTTGTTTGCTCAACAAGATCGCCGATGGGGCGATATAAGTGCTTTGTCATACGCTTACCTTACAAATTCATGGCGTAATTTTATCTATTGCGTTCAAAGCCTTTGTCGTCATGTCAGTAGGAGGGACAAGCCCGCCCGCCGTATATCCAAAAACAACGTCTTTTAGTATCGTGGCTTCTTGAATTCTTAATTTGTCGTCATAGTGTCTGATTTCTCTCTCTATCGCCTCTATGCTTTTTTCTTCTTTTTTCTTTTGAGCATCGAGCAGGTTTGTTCTTGCCTCATTAAAGGTTGCCTCTTTGTCGGCTAAAAGCAGTCTTTTTTCGGCAAGCTCCAGCTCTTTGGCTTTTAGGGCAAGGTCTACCTTTAGATTTTGTGCCTCTTGTTCCAGCCTTTCGTGTTCCACTAGGATTTGTAGTGCTATTTGCTGGCTCGAGGTGGTTACTGTTTGCGTCATCGCCACAAGGGCGTTGCACATAGTTTCAAAGTATTTTTCGTTTTTGAGCCCAAACTCATCGTGGTATTTTTTGAGCTCTACTGTAAATTTATCATACGGAGTGCCACTATCCATAGTGTTGGCTAAAACCTGCGTGTATATCTCGCCGTATGCTTTCTTTCTCTCATCCATTGTTGCCATTTTAGCTGCCTTTCTTTTTTAAATTTTCTTTTATTCTTTTGATAGAGGCGTTTAGGATACTGACTTTGCTACTCACGCTTATATCTTTGCTTTCTAGCGTCTTTTGCATTATCTCGCCGATTTTTGGGTTGTCGTTCATCTTTGAAATTCTTTTTATTGCTTCATCTTTCGGTAATTGTGGTATAATGTCGTTAGACTTTGCAGAACGTGATTTATCACCAGCCTTGCTCAGCGATTCTTTATCGGACTGAGGTGTAGAGTGCGGCGCCTCTACCTGCAAAGGTTGATTGTTTTTTTGTAGCCTAGATAGCTCATTTTTATTTGAGCTGGTTGTTGCGTGTCCTATTTTGCCACTTTCTTTTACTACTGCTATTTTCCCAATCTTGCCATTGTTAAGTTGTTTTGCTATTAAAGCCATATCATCATTGTTATTCTTAAAAAAATGTGTCGGATTATCCTTTATCTCTTTTATTAGCCTAAACACATCAGCCTCACTTTTAAACATTTCAGGGTGTTTTATGGCTAGGCTTTTTAAGTTTGCTACCCACTCATCATTTAACACACCACTTAAGTCATTTATCCATTTTTCTGGCTCAAATTTTTGCTCGGCGTATTGATACTCTTTGCCCCTACTAATTTCTGCGAAATTTTGACTAGTATCCTGTGCTTTTAAAAACGCATTTAGCCCCTCTTTTGTTGCACTCTTTAAAGATTTTTTGCTTTTAATTTCACTTTGTGGTATAATACTTCTATCAGCATCTAGCCTTTTAGCTGTTTGTGGGACACCTTGGCTAGTGGGTGCGTTCCCACCCCATACAATATCTCCTTTTAGTATATTTTTTAAGTCGGTATTTTTTATTGGTGTTGCCGTTATCCCTATAAAATTCCCTTTATCGTCCTCTACAACACTTAAAAATTTTACAACCTTGTCTTTACTGTCTACAAAAGTTTTAACAAATCTGTATCTGTCGCCATCTTTTACTATAAACAAAGGGTCTTCTAGCGTTGGCTTTACTAGATTAATATACTCTATCCTTCTTTCAAAATCCGATTTATCGGCTAAGTGATTTAACATCTTTACAAATGAAATCTTACTCTCAAAGATAGGTGTTTTTATGGGCTTCGAAAAGTCCCTAACGACCCCTAAAATATCAGCCTTAGGGTCTAGTTTTAAAGCCCATTCTTTGTTTTTTGATACATCTTTTACAATTTGCTTTATGTGTTCCTCGTTTAACCTAGATGCCTCTTGTATTCTTCCGCCAAGCTCATCTTTTACCGCCTTTGTCATAGCCTCAGCCATTTCATCGCTTGCGCCGCTTCTTTTTACGGCTTGTTTGAAGTATCCCAAGTCTTGATTTGCCTTTAAAGCCTTAAATCCCTCTTTCAAGTGATATTCAAAAGCTCCGTCATCGCCCCATTTGCCTATGTATTTAAAGACCGATTGTTTTAGTTTGTTTATAGCCACGGACTTAAGCATCCCCTCGGGGGTTTGAGCGATACCCGGGCGAGGTCTTGACGGGGCGATAAATTCCTTTTCAATATGGTTAAATATCGTAGCAAAGTCGCCCCTAGCATTTGCAAGATTTATCAAAGCGTCTTTTATATCTTGTGCTTCTTTGCTCTTAAAATTTATTTTTTGTAAATCCTCTTTTAGCCCGATACCATCTAGTAGTTCCGTTGGGTTTAGCTTGCCTCTTGTCGCTATGCGTGAGTCAAACAACGCCGTTAAAAGCTCAGTTTCAAATTTGGCTAGTTCGTCCTTGTTTAGCTCTTTTGTAAAAGCGTGCAAAACGTCCGCTTGTGATTTTTCGGCATCAAACACGGCTTTTAAAATCTCATCACTACTTGCGTTACCGTCAATTATCTTTTTTAAAAGCGGATTATCTTGTAAGTTTTTCATAGCGGAATATTTATTTAAAGCTTCTTTGTAGTAAGACTTTAGCCCGCTATCGCCTATAAGGTTATCTATCGCATTATCTATCACTTTACCAACCGAGGCTGTATCGATAATGGTGTTATAGGAGGGGTTTTTATTAAATATCCTTTGCGCATATTGATTAAAGTCCGTCTTTAGTTTTCTTAGCTCGTCAAAACTAAGTGGTATATCTTTTAATGTTTCTAGGCTTTCGATTAGCTGTGACGCCTCAGGCGACTTTGCGTCAAAGGTATTCATCCCTTTTAGCATTGCGCTTTTTGCCTCGTCTATCGCATTTGCGTTTAGCGTTGTGGTTTTACCTTGCATGGCTTGTGATATTTCTTGTTCCGCCCTTCCAAAGTCATCGCCTACTCTTGCGTAGTAGTCTTTAAAATTTTGACTTAGCTCGCCCTTTACGCCTTTTGGGAGAACCTCTCTTACGGCATTTACGTCAGATTGTGCTAAATCCGCTAAATTTCTAGCCCCTTGCCCTGTCGCATCGCCCCTTAGTGCGTTTATGACACGCCCAGTCATCTTGCTATCACTTAGCGACAAATCCACCAGTTCGCTTTGCGCAGCATTTACGCCCTTTGCATTATTTATAGCATTTGAAACATCATCTAGTTTTAGTTTTTGAGCTGTGCTAGCTAGGTGTTCCTTTATAAAATTTATCGGCTTATTTAATACTCTTATATCGGTAAAGTTGCCGTTATCTACATTGTATCCACCGACATTCTTAGCATTTTGTTGCATTAGCTCAGCCTCATCGCCCGCTATCGCTTTGGCTATGTTTTTCGCACCGCTTA
This is a stretch of genomic DNA from Campylobacter sp. RM6914. It encodes these proteins:
- a CDS encoding PBECR2 nuclease fold domain-containing protein, translating into MNARSFLGQDKINELTSQGLTPLQIKEYAKKEYFKSQNLGIDGKPIPSAPIVSNKPKAPDGFVENAIAVAKDFGEGVKSFGKGVKRTANSIWEDSVFGDYGTGASDADKIKSDIARAQNTQGLIKTLAQSDESRAANNERLAQTYDKLAKDRGYDLGAIIEGDKIYFGKTGENGQIHTLDATPNFTNQISANKGEIMGGAAGALLPGGVPVKMLSSALGSGAGAGIDYANRAENINEKIDPQALLMRALEGASDDLAAGGALMGVGAGAKVLKEPAKIVANKGLDLASKLSDFGIVGVAKDTIKGLPSANVSGAKNIAKAIAGDEAELMQQNAKNVGGYNVDNGNFTDIRVLNKPINFIKEHLASTAQKLKLDDVSNAINNAKGVNAAQSELVDLSLSDSKMTGRVINALRGDATGQGARNLADLAQSDVNAVREVLPKGVKGELSQNFKDYYARVGDDFGRAEQEISQAMQGKTTTLNANAIDEAKSAMLKGMNTFDAKSPEASQLIESLETLKDIPLSFDELRKLKTDFNQYAQRIFNKNPSYNTIIDTASVGKVIDNAIDNLIGDSGLKSYYKEALNKYSAMKNLQDNPLLKKIIDGNASSDEILKAVFDAEKSQADVLHAFTKELNKDELAKFETELLTALFDSRIATRGKLNPTELLDGIGLKEDLQKINFKSKEAQDIKDALINLANARGDFATIFNHIEKEFIAPSRPRPGIAQTPEGMLKSVAINKLKQSVFKYIGKWGDDGAFEYHLKEGFKALKANQDLGYFKQAVKRSGASDEMAEAMTKAVKDELGGRIQEASRLNEEHIKQIVKDVSKNKEWALKLDPKADILGVVRDFSKPIKTPIFESKISFVKMLNHLADKSDFERRIEYINLVKPTLEDPLFIVKDGDRYRFVKTFVDSKDKVVKFLSVVEDDKGNFIGITATPIKNTDLKNILKGDIVWGGNAPTSQGVPQTAKRLDADRSIIPQSEIKSKKSLKSATKEGLNAFLKAQDTSQNFAEISRGKEYQYAEQKFEPEKWINDLSGVLNDEWVANLKSLAIKHPEMFKSEADVFRLIKEIKDNPTHFFKNNNDDMALIAKQLNNGKIGKIAVVKESGKIGHATTSSNKNELSRLQKNNQPLQVEAPHSTPQSDKESLSKAGDKSRSAKSNDIIPQLPKDEAIKRISKMNDNPKIGEIMQKTLESKDISVSSKVSILNASIKRIKENLKKKGS